The following proteins are encoded in a genomic region of Oryza brachyantha chromosome 11, ObraRS2, whole genome shotgun sequence:
- the LOC102704845 gene encoding heparan-alpha-glucosaminide N-acetyltransferase-like, producing MDKEQQIAPSAGQKGEEQHAIDVGTGEHGDGGGGIAGDAAEASENERLALVEEPGKKKSTRVAALDAFRGLTIVLMILVDDAGGAYERMDHSPWNGCTLADFVMPFFLFIVGIAIAFALKRVPKLGATMKKITIRTLKMLFWGLLLQGGYSHAPDDLSYGVDMKKIRWCGILQRIALVYFVVALIEAFTTKVRPTTVRSGPYAIFHAYRWQWLGGFIAFVIYMVTTFSLYVPDWSYVYHIDGDVNDGKQFTIQCGVRGHLDPACNAVGHVDRMVWGINHLYMQPVWIRSKDCTFSSPRTGPLRTDAPSWCLGPFEPEGLLSSISSILSGTIGIHYGHVLIHFKTHKERLKHWLLMGFSLLVLGILLHFTNAIPINKQLYSFSYVCFTAGAAGVVLSAFYILIDVWGFRTPFLFLEWIGMNAMLVFVLAAQAIFPAFVNGWYYDSPGNTLVSWIQKHVFINVWHSQRLGTLLYVIFGEIVFWGVVSGILHKLGIYWKL from the exons ATGGACAAGGAGCAGCAGATAGCCCCATCAGCTGGCCAGAAAGGTGAAGAGCAGCACGCCATTGACGTCGGCACCGGCGAGcatggagacggcggcggaggcatcGCCGGTGACGCTGCAGAGGCGTCGGAGAACGAGCGGTTGGCTCTTGTGGAGGAGCctgggaagaagaagagcacgagggTGGCCGCTCTTGATGCCTTTAGAGGGCTAACCATTGTG CTGATGATACTGGTGGATGATGCCGGTGGGGCTTACGAACGGATGGACCATTCACCGTGGAATGGATGCACTCTGGCAGATTTCGTCATGCCATTCTTCCTCTTCATCGTCGGCATCGCAATCGCCTTCGCATTGAAG AGGGTTCCAAAGTTGGGTGCTACCATGAAGAAGATCACCATCAGAACACTGAAAATGCTCTTCTGGGGCCTGCTACTGCAAG GTGGATACTCGCATGCACCGGATGATCTGTCTTATGGAGTGGACATGAAGAAGATAAGATGGTGTGGCATCCTCCAG AGAATAGCTTTGGTGTACTTTGTGGTTGCTCTAATAGAGGCATTCACAACAAAAGTTCGGCCTACGACAGTTCGGTCGGGTCCTTATGCAATCTTCCACGCATACCGCTGGCAATG GCTAGGCGGTTTCATTGCATTTGTCATATACATGGTCACAACATTCTCTCTATATGTTCCGGATTGGAGCTATGTCTACCACATCGATGGCGATGTTAACGATGGCAAGCAATTTACG ATACAATGTGGTGTTAGAGGTCATCTAGACCCTGCCTGCAATGCAGTTGGTCATGTTGATAGGATGGTTTGGGGAATTAATCATCTCTATATGCAACCAGTTTGGATTAGATCAAAG GATTGTACATTTAGCTCACCGAGGACAGGTCCTCTCCGAACTGACGCTCCATCATGGTGTCTTGGGCCTTTTGAACCAGAAGGCTTATTAAG TTCAATTTCATCAATTCTGTCAGGAACAATTGGGATCCATTACGGACATGTTCTCATTCATTTCAAG ACCCACAAAGAGAGACTGAAACACTGGCTTCTGATGGGTTTTTCTCTCCTTGTTCTCGGCATTCTTCTGCACTTCACAAATG CCATTCCAATCAACAAGCAACTCTACAGCTTCAGCTATGTCTGCTTCACGGCTGGTGCAGCTGGAGTTGTTCTCTCAGCTTTTTACATTTTG ATTGATGTCTGGGGGTTTAGAACACCATTTTTGTTCCTGGAGTGGATTGGCATGAATGCCATGCTTGTGTTTGTTCTAGCAGCACAGGCTATATTTCCAGCATTTGTCAATGGATGGTACTATGATTCACCAGGAAATACTCTT GTTAGTTGGATCCAGAAGCATGTGTTTATTAATGTATGGCACTCACAACGGTTGGGAACTCTGCTGTATGTCATATTTGGAGAGATTGTCTTCTGGGGTGTTGTGTCAGGCATCTTGCACAAACTAGGAATTTATTGGAAACTATGA